The Nitrospirota bacterium nucleotide sequence CTTCGACCGCAGCGCCCCGCTGCCGACAGGCGGCCACCTCGAGCAGGCCGATGGCACTGCCTGGATGGCACTGTTCAGCCAGAACATGCTGGAACTCGCCATTGAGCTCGCCGCCCATGACCGGACCTACGAGGACATGGTCGTCAAGTTCGCGGAGCACTTCTACTATATCGCCGCTGCTATGAACCGTTCCGGCCAGGACGGCATGTGGGACGACGAGGATGGCTTCTACTACGACCTGCTGTGCCTCCCCGACGGAAGTGCCCAGAGGCTCAAGGTGCGCTCCATGGTCGGGCTCCTCCCCCTGTGCGCCACCACGGTCATCGAGAAATTGCAGCGGGAACGCATTCCGGGTGCGATGGAGCAGATCTTCATACGCATTGGTCGGATGCCTGAACTCGTGAAGACCATCCACCCCACGGGCCCCGGACATCTCGGCGTGGCGGACCGAGGGATCATGGCCCTGGTGAATCCGGATCGGCTGCGCCGGATACTCACGAAGATGCTCGACGAGAACGAGTTCCTGGGCCCCTACGGCATCCGCTCGCTCTCGAAGTTCCATGAGCAGCACCCCTTCGTGTTCCATGTGAACGGCCAGGAGCACCGTGTGGACTATTTGCCTGCCGAGTCGAACACCGGGATGTTCGGCGGCAACTCCAACTGGCGGGGACCGGTCTGGATGCCGGTGAATGCGATGATCATCCGGTCGCTGCTGAACTTCTACCTGTACTACGGGGATAACTTCAAGATCGAGTGTCCCACGGGGTCGGGCAAGATGATGAACCTCTTCGAGGTGAGCAAGGAGATTTCCGACCGGCTGGCCAATATCTTCCTCCGGGACAAAAAGGGCAAGCGGCCGGTGTACGGCGGGACAGAGAAGTTCCAGACCGATCCTCACTGGCGCGACCACATCCTCTTCTATGAATACTTCCACGGCGACAACGGCGCCGGTCTCGGCGCAAGCCATCAGACCGGCTGGACCGGGCTTGTGGCCGAGTTGATCCAGCTCTATGGCCTTCTGGATCCCAAAAAGGCCCTGGAAGGTGGCAAGGCGACCGTGTTCGCGAAGGGCGAACGCGTCGTTGGAAAGGTAAGGACATGAGAACATGGCCCAGACATCCCGTTATTTACGAGATCAACACCTGGGTCTGGCTGCGCGAGCTCAGCCTGAAATACCGGAAACCTGTGGATCTCGCCACGGTTCCCGAGCAGGAGTGGGGTGCCATCGCTCACGGCTTTGACGCCGTCTGGTTCATGGGGGTCTGGGAGCGGAGCCCTGCCGGCATCGGCATCTCCATGCGAAACAAAGGGCTCCTCGATGATTTCAAGAGAGCCCTCCCTGACTTTTCAGCGCAGGACAACGTCGGATCGCCCTACTGCGTGCGGCGCTATGTCGTGGCTCAGCACCTCGGAGGTCCGAAGGGATTGGCAGCAGCCCGGAAAGCTCTCGCACAGCGCGGCATTCGTCTCATCCTTGATCTTGTGCCGAACCATGTGGCACCGGACCACTCTTGGGTGAGCGAACATCCTGAATATTTCGTGCAGGGGAGCGCTGACGATGCGAGGAACGATCCGGAGTCTTTTATCGAGTCGGGCGGGAAGGTGTTTGCCTGCGGCCGGGACCCCTATTTCCCTGCCTGGCCCGATGTGCTCCAGCTCAATGCCTTTCAGCCGGGGCTGCGGCAGGCAATGATCGATACTGTTTCAAGCATTGCCGAACAGTGTGACGGCATCCGGTGCGACATGGCCATGCTCCTGCTGAACAATATCTTCGAACGCACCTGGGGGGCACGCGCAGGAGCAAAACCGGTCAGCGACTACTGGGCCGTGGTCATACCGGCGATCAAGAAGAAGTATCGGGAGTTCAGGTTCATCGCCGAGGCATACTGGGACCTCGAGTGGGAACTGCAGCAGCAGGGGTTCGACTACTGCTACGACAAGAAGCTCTACGACCGGATGGAACACGGGGATGCCGAGAATGTGCGTGAGCACCTTCTGGCGGATCCTTCTTACCAGCGCGGAATGGTCCGGTTCATCGAGAACCATGACGAGCCCCGGGCTGCTGCCGCGTTTCCGGACGCAAAAGGGCGCGCTGCGGCAGTTGTGGTCCTCACCCTCACCGGGGCAAAGCTGCTGCATGAGGGACAATTTGAGGGAAGGAAGAAGAGGCTGCCGGTCTTTCTGGGACGTCGCCCGGCAGAGCCCGTTGATCATGACCTCGCGGCCTTCTACGGACGCTTGTTGAAGGAGACCAATCGTGATATCTTTCTCAATGGTGAATGGCGCCTCTGTGAGCGGAGCGGCTGGGCCGACAACCAGAGCTTTCTGAGTATTCTGGCCTGGTGCTGGGCCAGTGACAAAGAACGTTGCCTCATCGTCATCAATTTCGGGCAGGAAACCTCCCAGGCGCGTGTCCAGATGCCGTGGGATGAACTGAGAGGAAAGACGTGGCGCCTCAGCGATGTGCTGTCCAACGAGACCTACGACCGAAGTGGGGACGAGATGCGCGATGCCGGACTGTACGTGGAAATGAAGCCGTGGCAATACCACGTGTTCAAACTGACTTGAATTGCAGGTGTTTGAGGTATGATTGTGTAGTCCTTGATAGCGTTACCGTTTCCCTGGAGAACGAAAACGTCTCCAACAAACTCTAAGAGGAGGATTATCGAAATGAAAAGTGTACGTCTACTGTCGTGTCATGAGGGAAAAAGGAAGAGTTTACAGGCTTCTCTGTTGCTGGTTGTGATGATGTTCGCATCGAGTCTTTCGATCGCGGCACAAGCCGACGATTATTCAAAGACGATCCAATTATATAAACAAGAGGAGTCTGTTCAGCCATTTTTCAAGAATGCTTACGGGTATGCGGTGTTTCCGGGCATTGGAAAAGGCGGCTTAGTCGTCGGAGGATCCTACGGCAACGGGCGAGTGTATCAGCGCGGCAAGATAGCCGGGACGGCATCCCTATTGGAGCTGTCGCTGGGCCTTCAGGCCGGCGGAGAGTCGTTCAGTGAGATCATCTTTTTCGAGAACAAGGCAGCCTATGATAATTTTACGAGCGGCAACTTCGCGTTCGACGCGGAGGCATCGAGCATTGCGATCGGCGCCGGTGTACAGGCAAAGGCCGGTAGTCAGGGAACTA carries:
- a CDS encoding alpha-amylase family glycosyl hydrolase; its protein translation is MRTWPRHPVIYEINTWVWLRELSLKYRKPVDLATVPEQEWGAIAHGFDAVWFMGVWERSPAGIGISMRNKGLLDDFKRALPDFSAQDNVGSPYCVRRYVVAQHLGGPKGLAAARKALAQRGIRLILDLVPNHVAPDHSWVSEHPEYFVQGSADDARNDPESFIESGGKVFACGRDPYFPAWPDVLQLNAFQPGLRQAMIDTVSSIAEQCDGIRCDMAMLLLNNIFERTWGARAGAKPVSDYWAVVIPAIKKKYREFRFIAEAYWDLEWELQQQGFDYCYDKKLYDRMEHGDAENVREHLLADPSYQRGMVRFIENHDEPRAAAAFPDAKGRAAAVVVLTLTGAKLLHEGQFEGRKKRLPVFLGRRPAEPVDHDLAAFYGRLLKETNRDIFLNGEWRLCERSGWADNQSFLSILAWCWASDKERCLIVINFGQETSQARVQMPWDELRGKTWRLSDVLSNETYDRSGDEMRDAGLYVEMKPWQYHVFKLT
- a CDS encoding lipid-binding SYLF domain-containing protein; translated protein: MKSVRLLSCHEGKRKSLQASLLLVVMMFASSLSIAAQADDYSKTIQLYKQEESVQPFFKNAYGYAVFPGIGKGGLVVGGSYGNGRVYQRGKIAGTASLLELSLGLQAGGESFSEIIFFENKAAYDNFTSGNFAFDAEASSIAIGAGVQAKAGSQGTTAGASAGQNMAQAEAKYSKGMAVFVKQKGGLMLEASIGGQKFKFTPKKK